In a genomic window of Rhinopithecus roxellana isolate Shanxi Qingling chromosome 2, ASM756505v1, whole genome shotgun sequence:
- the TMEM271 gene encoding transmembrane protein 271 codes for MKWSVRGACAALSSCLLLACALSAAAVGLKCFSLGSELRGEPFRLGAAAGAFYSGLLLAAGLSLLGAALLCCGPRDAPLAGSEPGPGLGVPAAPAGASEAAPGEPGAAAGAPGPVSSQNLLLLGVLVFMLGVLSAFAGAVIDGDTVSLVERKYSHYCLPPRAPGSSPGSAPGSTPGSAPGLAPGSAPGAPRSRSTLDSATSAKCRQLKDYQRGLVLSTVFNSLECLLGLLSLLLVKNYKSSQARRGRRGRRRGGRALARPRGGSGLRAQPPASRARRGRRGRRGRRLQQRPSEASILSPEESDLAAPGDCAGFAAHHAVSYINVGVLHASDEAGAEVRCGGHPSVELPGYAPSDPDLNASYPYCCRPPCETPRPWETRRAC; via the coding sequence ATGAAGTGGAGCGTCCGCGGGGCCTGCGCCGcgctctcctcctgcctcctgctcgCCTGCGCGCTCAGCGCCGCCGCCGTCGGCCTCAAGTGCTTCTCGCTGGGCTCGGAGCTGCGCGGGGAGCCGTTCCGCCTGGGGGCCGCCGCCGGCGCCTTCTACTCGGGGCTGCTGCTGGCCGCCGGCCTCTCGCTGCTCGGCGCCGCCCTGCTCTGCTGCGGACCCCGGGACGCGCCCCTCGCGGGGTCGGAGCCGGGCCCGGGGCTGGGGGTCCCCGCGGCGCCGGCAGGAGCTTCCGAGGCCGCGCCGGGCGAGCCGGGGGCCGCGGCCGGGGCCCCGGGGCCGGTGAGCAGCCAGAACCTGCTTCTGCTCGGCGTCCTGGTCTTCATGCTCGGGGTCCTCAGCGCCTTTGCAGGCGCCGTGATCGACGGCGACACCGTGTCCCTGGTGGAGCGCAAGTACTCGCACTACTGCCTGCCCCCGCGGGCGCCAGGTTCGAGCCCCGGCTCGGCCCCAGGTTCAACCCCCGGCTCGGCCCCCGGCTTGGCCCCGGGCTCGGCCCCCGGCGCCCCGCGCTCCCGCAGCACCCTGGACAGCGCCACGTCCGCCAAGTGCCGCCAGCTGAAGGACTACCAGCGCGGCCTGGTGCTCTCCACCGTCTTCAACTCGCTCGAGTGCCTGCTGGGCCTGCTCAGCCTGCTGCTCGTCAAGAACTACAAGTCGTCGCAGGCCCGGCGCGGTCGGCGCGGCAGGCGGAGGGGAGGCCGGGCCCTGGCGCGACCCCGCGGCGGCTCCGGGCTCCGCGCGCAGCCGCCCGCCTCTCGGGCGCGCCGGGGCCGACGGGGCCGGCGGGGGCGGCGGCTGCAGCAGCGGCCGAGCGAGGCCTCCATCCTTTCCCCGGAGGAGTCGGACTTGGCCGCCCCCGGGGACTGCGCGGGCTTCGCGGCGCACCACGCGGTCTCCTACATCAACGTGGGCGTCCTCCACGCGTCGGACGAGGCGGGCGCGGAGGTGCGCTGCGGGGGGCACCCGTCGGTGGAGCTGCCGGGGTACGCGCCCTCGGACCCCGACCTCAACGCCTCCTACCCCTACTGCTGCCGGCCGCCCTGCGAGACGCCGCGGCCCTGGGAGACCCGTCGGGCCTGCTGA